In the Phaseolus vulgaris cultivar G19833 chromosome 7, P. vulgaris v2.0, whole genome shotgun sequence genome, one interval contains:
- the LOC137830645 gene encoding VQ motif-containing protein 17-like, producing the protein MENMRLRKHNTANSHTPSLALHRDSHMVSKTKPKIRIIHIFAPEIIKTDVENFRELVQKLTGKPSGEKCCKKNKAREKTEAEEYSRSSSSTGGTVMRMKNSNGGCWGLDVTKEKVKEEVGVCSSDESCGGYLGGFTDLEGFISEIGGFPFLPLDANHMMQAFEEPQLL; encoded by the coding sequence ATGGAAAACATGAGGCTTAGGAAACACAACACAGCCAACTCACACACACCCTCCCTAGCCCTGCACAGAGACTCCCACATGGTGTCCAAAACCAAACCCAAGATTCGCATAATCCACATATTTGCACCAGAGATCATCAAGACTGATGTGGAGAACTTCAGGGAACTTGTGCAGAAGCTAACTGGGAAGCCAAGTGGTGAAAAATGCTGCAAGAAGAACAAGGCAAGGGAAAAGACAGAGGCAGAAGAATACTCAAGGAGCAGCAGCAGCACTGGTGGCACAGTGATGAGAATGAAGAATAGTAATGGAGGGTGTTGGGGGTTGGATGTGACAAAGGAGAAAGTGAAAGAAGAGGTTGGGGTTTGTTCCAGTGATGAAAGTTGTGGTGGCTACTTGGGGGGTTTCACTGATTTGGAAGGCTTTATTTCTGAAATTGGAGGatttccttttcttcctttgGATGCTAATCATATGATGCAAGCCTTTGAAGAGCCTCAACTTCTATAG